Proteins encoded together in one Streptomyces rubradiris window:
- a CDS encoding TetR/AcrR family transcriptional regulator, with translation MDEAKRRGDDSAGAPAERTARVRNPRGQGERLREEILRAAGGLLEQVGSEDALSLRAVAREVGIATPSIYRHFADKTELVWAVLAEHYERLAALMAEADACAPAADPLERLRHQLRAYCGFAVANPAKYRLMCETWQSPVDEERLHGHPAGLLLRGLHEALTHCEEAGWRVRGTRAEAPYLLWCALHGRVTLWQVMPRRKDTARLNRFVDELLGLLLER, from the coding sequence GTGGACGAGGCGAAGCGGCGCGGAGACGACTCCGCCGGGGCTCCTGCGGAGCGGACGGCGCGGGTGCGCAACCCCCGCGGGCAGGGGGAACGGCTGCGTGAGGAGATCCTGCGCGCCGCCGGGGGGCTGCTGGAGCAGGTGGGCAGCGAGGACGCCCTCTCGCTGCGGGCGGTGGCCCGGGAGGTCGGCATCGCCACCCCGAGCATCTACCGGCACTTCGCCGACAAGACCGAGCTGGTGTGGGCGGTGCTGGCGGAGCACTACGAGCGGCTGGCCGCGCTGATGGCCGAGGCCGACGCCTGCGCGCCCGCGGCCGACCCGCTGGAACGGCTGCGGCACCAGTTGCGGGCGTACTGCGGTTTCGCGGTGGCCAACCCGGCCAAGTACCGCCTGATGTGCGAGACGTGGCAGTCCCCGGTGGACGAGGAGCGGCTGCACGGCCACCCGGCCGGGCTGCTCCTGCGCGGGCTGCACGAGGCGCTCACCCACTGCGAGGAGGCCGGCTGGCGGGTGCGCGGCACCCGTGCGGAAGCGCCGTACCTGCTGTGGTGCGCGCTGCACGGCCGGGTCACGCTGTGGCAGGTCATGCCGCGCCGCAAGGACACCGCCCGGCTGAACCGCTTCGTGGACGAACTGCTAGGCCTGCTGCTGGAGCGCTGA
- a CDS encoding NAD(P)/FAD-dependent oxidoreductase, producing MSAARTPAPRIAVVGAAAAGLAAAEGLRRLGWDGEITLVGDEPHPPYDRPPLSKHVLSGGWEPERTALRDAGQLSELGLDLRLGTRAVAYDPGRRALTLGDAGQTVLRCAGVIAATGVAPRTLPGGDAVEGVHVLRTLDDALALHRRLATPGRRLVVVGSGVLGAEAAAVARALGHQVTLVGTEDTVMGRVLGPKVGRLLADVHRAHGVALRSGQAVTGIRAEAGRATGAVLADGTVLEADDVLLAIGSVPAVDWLRGPGAEAAGLDLSDGLRCDEFCAAAPGLYGAGDVARWYHPGLGRELRIEHRMNASEQGLAAARNLLAELDPERFGERRPFTPVPYFWSDQYDLKLQAHGVLAGADRIEVRTLGEDPLKLAALYGTADRATGILTIGLTPRQTRSLRALIATPAPWPEAITGLTETVAA from the coding sequence ATGAGCGCCGCCCGCACCCCCGCCCCCCGTATCGCCGTCGTCGGCGCGGCGGCGGCCGGGCTGGCCGCCGCCGAAGGGCTGCGCCGCCTGGGCTGGGACGGGGAGATAACCCTCGTCGGCGACGAGCCCCACCCGCCCTACGACCGGCCGCCGTTGTCCAAGCACGTCCTGTCCGGCGGCTGGGAGCCCGAGCGCACCGCACTGCGGGACGCCGGCCAGTTGTCGGAGCTCGGCCTGGACCTGCGGCTGGGCACCCGCGCCGTCGCCTACGACCCCGGGCGGCGCGCGCTCACGCTGGGCGACGCCGGGCAGACCGTGCTGCGCTGCGCCGGTGTCATCGCCGCCACCGGTGTGGCGCCCCGCACCCTGCCCGGCGGCGACGCGGTCGAGGGGGTGCACGTCCTGCGCACCCTGGACGACGCGCTCGCCCTGCACCGGCGCCTCGCCACGCCCGGCCGGCGGCTGGTCGTGGTCGGCAGTGGCGTGCTCGGCGCCGAGGCCGCCGCCGTGGCGCGTGCCCTCGGCCACCAGGTCACGCTCGTCGGCACCGAGGACACGGTGATGGGGCGGGTGCTGGGCCCAAAGGTCGGCCGGCTCCTCGCCGACGTCCACCGCGCCCACGGCGTCGCCCTGCGCTCGGGGCAGGCGGTCACCGGCATCCGCGCCGAGGCCGGCCGGGCGACCGGTGCCGTGCTCGCCGACGGCACCGTGCTGGAGGCCGATGACGTGCTGCTGGCCATCGGCTCCGTCCCGGCCGTCGACTGGCTGCGCGGCCCCGGCGCCGAGGCGGCGGGCCTGGACCTGTCGGACGGGCTGCGCTGCGACGAGTTCTGCGCCGCGGCCCCCGGGCTCTACGGCGCCGGTGACGTCGCCCGCTGGTACCACCCGGGCCTCGGGCGGGAACTGCGGATCGAGCACCGGATGAACGCCAGCGAGCAGGGCCTCGCCGCCGCCCGCAACCTCCTGGCCGAACTGGACCCGGAACGCTTCGGCGAGCGGCGCCCGTTCACCCCGGTGCCGTACTTCTGGTCCGACCAGTACGACCTGAAGCTCCAGGCCCACGGTGTACTGGCCGGCGCCGACCGGATCGAGGTCCGCACCCTGGGCGAGGACCCGCTCAAGCTGGCCGCGCTGTACGGCACCGCCGACCGGGCCACCGGAATCCTGACGATCGGCCTGACCCCGCGTCAGACCCGGTCCCTGCGCGCCCTGATCGCCACGCCCGCCCCCTGGCCGGAGGCGATCACCGGGCTGACGGAGACGGTGGCGGCCTGA
- a CDS encoding MDR family MFS transporter, whose protein sequence is MTSSETQRQNAAGDAPVRLGHRQITTVMSGLVLGMFLGALDQTVVASALRTIADDLHGLTAQAWATTAYLITATLATPLYGKLSDIHGRRPVYLAAIGLFTAGSLLCGCATSIYQLAAFRAVQGLGGGGLMSLAMTIVADITTPRERGRYQGYFMAVFGGASIIGPLAGGALADQETLLGIDGWRWIFLLNVPLAAVAAVAIFRVLRFPQRRVRHRLDYRGALALAVGIVPLLTVAEQGRTWGWGSPPALLMYAVGALGLVAFVVVERRMGAAALLPPRLFRIRAFRLGVGLHFVVGIGMFGAMTTLPLYLQLVRGMSPMEAGLATLPTVAANLAVTLLVGRLIARTGRFKVHLVAGIGSFTAAMLVFATLRVDSPLWQAALGMALMGAGLGASMQTLTTLAQSEVPRTDMGAATASVNFFRSNGGTVGTAAFLSILFSTAGGRIAERLAEARHDPAYRRLLAEPDNAHALAGVLRPGGGVDLEDSAFLRSVDRGAALPFLEGYITSMRLVFLTGAAVALVAFLIAAWRVPNLTLADE, encoded by the coding sequence GTGACCTCCTCCGAAACCCAACGGCAGAACGCGGCCGGGGACGCGCCCGTGCGGCTCGGCCACCGGCAGATCACCACGGTGATGTCCGGACTGGTCCTGGGCATGTTCCTGGGGGCGCTGGACCAGACGGTGGTCGCGTCCGCGCTGCGGACCATCGCCGACGACCTGCACGGGCTGACGGCCCAGGCGTGGGCGACCACCGCGTACCTCATCACCGCCACCCTCGCGACCCCGCTGTACGGCAAGCTCTCCGACATCCACGGCCGACGGCCCGTGTACCTCGCCGCGATCGGCCTGTTCACGGCCGGCTCGCTGTTGTGCGGATGCGCCACGTCCATCTACCAGCTGGCGGCCTTCCGGGCCGTACAGGGGCTCGGCGGCGGCGGGCTGATGTCGCTCGCCATGACAATCGTCGCCGACATCACCACCCCGCGCGAACGGGGCCGCTACCAGGGCTACTTCATGGCGGTGTTCGGCGGCGCCAGCATCATCGGCCCGCTGGCGGGCGGGGCCCTCGCGGACCAGGAGACGCTGCTGGGCATCGACGGCTGGCGCTGGATCTTCCTGCTCAACGTGCCGCTCGCGGCCGTGGCCGCCGTGGCGATCTTCCGCGTCCTGCGGTTCCCGCAGCGGCGGGTGCGGCACCGGCTCGACTACCGCGGCGCCCTCGCGCTGGCCGTGGGGATCGTGCCGCTGCTGACCGTCGCCGAACAGGGCCGCACCTGGGGCTGGGGTTCGCCCCCGGCGCTGCTGATGTACGCCGTCGGCGCGCTGGGACTGGTCGCCTTCGTCGTGGTGGAGCGCCGGATGGGCGCGGCGGCGCTGCTGCCGCCGCGGCTGTTCCGCATCCGGGCCTTCCGCCTGGGTGTCGGGCTGCACTTCGTCGTCGGCATCGGCATGTTCGGCGCGATGACGACACTGCCGCTCTACCTCCAGCTCGTGCGCGGCATGAGCCCCATGGAGGCGGGGCTCGCCACCCTGCCCACGGTCGCCGCGAACCTCGCCGTGACGCTGCTGGTGGGCCGGCTGATCGCGCGCACCGGCCGCTTCAAGGTCCATCTCGTCGCCGGCATCGGCTCGTTCACCGCCGCGATGCTCGTGTTCGCGACCCTGCGCGTGGACAGCCCGCTGTGGCAGGCGGCCCTCGGCATGGCCCTGATGGGCGCGGGGCTCGGCGCGTCGATGCAGACGCTCACCACGCTCGCGCAGTCCGAGGTGCCCCGCACGGACATGGGCGCGGCGACGGCATCGGTCAACTTCTTCCGTTCCAACGGCGGCACGGTGGGCACCGCGGCCTTCCTGTCCATCCTGTTCTCCACGGCGGGCGGCCGCATCGCCGAGCGGCTGGCCGAGGCCCGCCACGACCCGGCGTACCGCCGTCTGCTGGCCGAGCCCGACAACGCCCACGCCCTGGCGGGTGTGCTGCGCCCGGGCGGCGGTGTCGACCTGGAGGACTCGGCCTTCCTGCGGTCTGTCGACCGGGGCGCGGCGCTGCCGTTCCTGGAGGGCTACATCACCTCGATGCGGCTCGTCTTCCTCACCGGTGCGGCGGTGGCCCTGGTCGCCTTCCTGATAGCGGCCTGGCGGGTGCCGAACCTGACGCTCGCCGACGAGTGA
- a CDS encoding GlxA family transcriptional regulator: MHTVERLIVIVLFEGVDLLDVTGPPEVFALARRETEDAAGYRVVLAAETMAPTVTAAGVRILPDVTFDELTAGSIDTLVVPGAVEVDGHRRVHALVDPAVVERVKQLAPRTRRVTSVCVGAHILAASGLLDGKRATTHWSTAQQLAADHPAIEVDSDPIFIREGNVWTGAGISACLDLSLALIAEDLGEAVALRVARQLVMYLKRPGGQSQFSVPLEQVAATRRIEVLRHYILRHIAEPLTVAQLADHAHVSERQLTRIFKNELGTTPHAYIESVRVERARNQLEATDATLERVATACGFGTVDTLVRAFRRRLDTTPTDYRRRFRTSPR, from the coding sequence GTGCACACCGTTGAACGACTGATCGTCATCGTCCTGTTCGAAGGCGTTGATCTGCTTGATGTCACAGGGCCACCGGAGGTGTTCGCCCTCGCCCGGCGCGAGACGGAGGACGCGGCGGGCTACCGTGTGGTCCTCGCCGCCGAGACCATGGCCCCGACCGTCACCGCAGCCGGGGTCCGGATCCTGCCCGATGTCACCTTCGACGAGCTGACGGCAGGGAGCATCGACACGCTCGTCGTGCCGGGCGCGGTCGAGGTCGACGGGCACCGGCGCGTGCACGCGCTGGTCGATCCGGCCGTGGTGGAACGGGTCAAGCAGCTCGCTCCCCGGACCCGGAGGGTCACCTCCGTGTGCGTCGGGGCCCATATCCTCGCCGCGTCCGGACTCCTCGACGGCAAGCGGGCCACCACCCACTGGTCGACCGCCCAGCAGCTCGCCGCCGACCATCCCGCGATCGAGGTCGACTCCGATCCGATCTTCATCCGCGAGGGCAACGTGTGGACCGGCGCGGGCATCAGCGCCTGCCTCGATCTGTCCCTCGCGCTGATCGCCGAGGACCTCGGCGAGGCCGTCGCGCTGCGCGTCGCCCGGCAACTGGTGATGTACCTGAAACGGCCGGGCGGGCAGAGCCAGTTCAGCGTCCCGTTGGAACAGGTCGCCGCGACCCGGCGCATCGAGGTGCTCCGCCACTACATCCTGCGCCACATCGCCGAACCGCTCACCGTCGCGCAGCTCGCCGACCACGCCCACGTCAGCGAGCGGCAGCTCACCCGGATCTTCAAGAACGAGCTGGGCACGACACCGCACGCCTACATCGAATCGGTACGCGTCGAACGGGCCCGCAACCAGCTGGAGGCCACCGACGCCACCCTCGAACGCGTCGCGACCGCCTGCGGGTTCGGCACCGTCGACACCCTGGTCAGGGCCTTCCGCCGGCGGCTCGACACCACACCCACCGACTACCGGCGCCGGTTCCGGACCAGCCCCCGCTGA
- a CDS encoding SCO3870 family protein, giving the protein MTKGPFVAMSVATAALGTALGSLALELRAQGYEQYVESVSTFSILMYITAALVVTTWVRDGRPHSN; this is encoded by the coding sequence ATGACGAAGGGTCCGTTCGTCGCCATGTCCGTCGCCACTGCGGCGCTCGGCACCGCGCTCGGCTCCCTCGCGCTCGAACTGCGCGCACAGGGCTACGAGCAGTACGTCGAATCCGTCAGCACCTTCAGCATCCTGATGTACATCACCGCGGCCCTCGTGGTGACGACCTGGGTGCGGGACGGCCGGCCGCACTCGAACTGA
- a CDS encoding ferredoxin — protein MQITIDEAKCCGAGQCVLVAPEVFDQRDEDGIVVLLDAAPDAGQHAAVREAATICPAAAIQVRE, from the coding sequence ATGCAGATCACCATCGACGAGGCGAAGTGCTGCGGCGCCGGCCAGTGCGTGCTGGTCGCCCCCGAGGTCTTCGACCAGCGTGACGAGGACGGCATCGTCGTCCTGCTGGACGCCGCCCCGGACGCCGGCCAGCACGCCGCCGTGCGCGAGGCCGCGACCATCTGCCCCGCCGCGGCCATCCAGGTGCGCGAATGA
- a CDS encoding cytochrome P450 codes for MTTTAPLPPLPARPPSGCPFDPPEGLARLRLEEPLSKVALEDGGWAWLATRYADVRAILGDARFSSDTSAPGYPVSGMTGGSPRPGATRGFIRMDPPEHTRLRRMVTRDFMVKRVEALRPTLQRLTDELCDAMERVDRSEHPVDLVQALALPLPSLAISLLLGVPYEDHDTFQRLTGTLLSRDLTEEQREPARAELLAYIDQLVNAKKAEPGDDIISRLATEQYARGELTHEDLVAFAVLLLVAGHETTANMIGLSALSLMLDQETAGRLREDPSLVRGAVEELLRFHSIIRNGPRRAALADVEVGGQLIRAGEGVIVAVPAANRDEDTFPDADRLDICRPNAQHHVAFGYGIHQCLGQALARAELQVVITTLLRRFPGMRPAVPVEEIPFRTDMVIYGCHALPVTW; via the coding sequence ATGACCACCACCGCACCGCTTCCGCCGCTGCCCGCCCGGCCGCCGTCCGGGTGCCCCTTCGATCCGCCCGAGGGCCTCGCGCGACTGCGCCTGGAAGAGCCCCTGTCCAAGGTCGCCCTGGAGGACGGCGGCTGGGCCTGGCTCGCCACCCGGTACGCGGACGTCCGGGCGATCCTCGGCGACGCGCGCTTCAGCTCCGACACCTCCGCCCCCGGCTACCCGGTCAGCGGCATGACCGGCGGCAGCCCGCGTCCCGGCGCCACCCGGGGCTTCATCCGCATGGACCCGCCGGAGCACACCCGGCTGCGCCGCATGGTCACCCGGGACTTCATGGTCAAGCGGGTCGAGGCGCTGCGCCCCACCCTGCAGCGGCTCACCGACGAACTGTGCGACGCGATGGAGCGCGTCGACCGTTCCGAGCACCCCGTCGACCTGGTCCAGGCCCTGGCGCTGCCGCTGCCCTCGCTGGCCATCAGCCTGCTGCTGGGCGTGCCCTACGAGGACCATGACACCTTCCAGCGACTCACCGGTACCCTGCTCTCCCGTGACCTCACCGAAGAGCAGCGCGAGCCCGCCCGCGCCGAACTCCTCGCCTACATCGATCAGTTGGTGAACGCCAAGAAGGCCGAGCCGGGCGACGACATCATCAGCCGGCTCGCCACCGAGCAGTACGCGCGCGGCGAGCTGACCCACGAGGACCTCGTGGCGTTCGCCGTGCTGCTGCTGGTCGCCGGGCACGAGACGACGGCCAACATGATCGGCCTGAGCGCCCTGTCCCTCATGCTCGACCAGGAGACCGCCGGCCGGCTGCGCGAGGACCCGTCCCTGGTCCGCGGCGCCGTGGAGGAACTGCTGCGTTTCCACAGCATCATCCGCAACGGCCCCCGGCGCGCGGCCCTGGCGGACGTCGAGGTCGGCGGACAGCTCATCCGCGCGGGAGAGGGCGTCATCGTCGCCGTACCCGCCGCCAACCGCGACGAGGACACCTTCCCCGACGCCGACCGGCTCGACATCTGCCGCCCCAACGCCCAGCACCACGTGGCCTTCGGCTACGGCATCCACCAGTGCCTCGGCCAGGCGCTGGCCCGCGCCGAGCTCCAGGTGGTCATCACCACGCTGCTGCGCCGCTTCCCGGGCATGCGCCCCGCCGTACCGGTCGAGGAGATCCCCTTCCGCACGGACATGGTCATCTACGGCTGCCACGCCCTCCCGGTCACCTGGTGA
- a CDS encoding MFS transporter: protein MTASATPARGTGTRAGFLPRGRGVVWFGASGFVNALGTGFFYPFSLLFFASLSRESLGTVGVTLTVTTLLALPGLFLVGRLTDRCGPRAMLAAASALRAASFVFFVSVPGLWPLIVGGTALALGNRAEQVAAPLLAARLAPEGQSSRWLALTRVTFNAGMGLGALLAGVFVADSHSGFVVLGLVNAASFVLAAVLCLGLPATAPGDPAGGTRSPRGAHRPWRHRAFVRVAAANALLWAAALAVESGLPVFVLRELTLPSWTVGTLFAVNTALLTLLQLPVGRALDRFRPGAVLALGGLGYLGLYACAVLARSVSSTVAVAVLMAGMTVYTIGELAVSQASLILLTGLPPEPERGSYLAVNQLLVGAATALAPLLATSLPGARSPALWWTLAALSLVAAVLTHPVGRPAGPEAPGEPRA, encoded by the coding sequence GCGCGCCGGCTTCTTGCCCCGCGGGCGCGGGGTCGTATGGTTCGGCGCGTCCGGGTTTGTCAACGCCCTCGGCACCGGCTTCTTCTATCCGTTCTCCCTGCTCTTCTTCGCCTCGCTGTCGCGGGAGTCGCTGGGCACCGTGGGCGTGACCCTGACCGTCACCACGCTCCTGGCGCTGCCGGGGCTGTTCCTGGTCGGCCGGCTCACCGACCGGTGTGGTCCCCGGGCGATGCTCGCCGCGGCCTCCGCCCTGCGGGCCGCGTCGTTCGTCTTCTTCGTCTCCGTACCGGGGCTGTGGCCCCTCATCGTCGGCGGTACGGCGCTCGCCTTGGGCAACCGCGCCGAGCAGGTCGCCGCTCCTCTGCTCGCGGCCCGGCTGGCCCCCGAGGGGCAGAGCAGCCGGTGGCTGGCCCTGACCCGGGTGACGTTCAACGCGGGCATGGGGCTCGGCGCCCTGCTCGCCGGGGTGTTCGTGGCCGACAGCCACTCGGGGTTCGTTGTGCTCGGGCTGGTGAACGCGGCGAGCTTCGTGCTGGCCGCCGTCCTGTGCCTCGGCCTGCCGGCCACGGCGCCCGGGGACCCGGCCGGCGGCACCCGGTCGCCGCGCGGCGCGCACCGGCCCTGGCGGCACCGGGCCTTCGTCCGGGTCGCCGCGGCGAACGCCCTGCTGTGGGCTGCCGCCCTCGCCGTGGAGAGCGGGCTGCCGGTGTTCGTGCTGCGGGAACTGACGCTGCCCTCCTGGACGGTGGGCACGCTGTTCGCCGTCAACACCGCGCTGCTCACCTTGTTGCAACTGCCGGTCGGCCGCGCGCTGGACCGGTTCCGGCCGGGCGCCGTCCTCGCCCTTGGCGGACTGGGCTACCTCGGGCTCTACGCCTGCGCCGTGTTGGCCCGGAGCGTGTCCTCCACGGTCGCCGTCGCCGTCCTCATGGCCGGCATGACGGTCTACACCATCGGGGAGCTGGCCGTGTCCCAGGCCTCGCTCATCCTGCTGACCGGTCTGCCGCCGGAACCGGAACGCGGCTCCTACCTGGCCGTCAACCAGCTCCTCGTCGGAGCCGCCACCGCCCTCGCCCCGCTGCTCGCGACCAGCCTCCCGGGCGCCCGGTCCCCCGCCCTGTGGTGGACCCTGGCGGCCCTGAGCCTCGTCGCCGCCGTGCTCACCCACCCGGTGGGCCGGCCAGCCGGGCCCGAGGCCCCCGGCGAGCCACGAGCATGA
- a CDS encoding alpha/beta fold hydrolase — protein sequence MSSLHVTVWDETAGEGVPAVFAHSIFTWGSDEAYGFAAQAPLADRYRLLLVDRRGYGGSPDTDRSDFDTDADDLVELLARQEKGAHLVGHGNGGLAAMLAAGRRPDLVRSLTLIQPSAFSAAAGHPVVEAMLRRVRDTAGIPDSVTPEQYLRASTEGLGMPLPDPTPRRLRAVATSMRERPVWEAVVPLEPLRSAPWPTLVIRGTWDDAPEPYRTYAGEPLIACAEAVADAVGARVLRVPGYYPHTQQPAAVNAALRELWG from the coding sequence ATGTCTTCCCTTCATGTGACGGTGTGGGACGAAACTGCCGGGGAGGGCGTTCCCGCGGTCTTCGCGCACAGCATCTTCACCTGGGGCAGTGACGAGGCGTACGGGTTCGCGGCGCAGGCCCCGCTGGCCGACCGCTACCGCCTGCTGCTCGTGGACCGGCGCGGTTACGGCGGGAGCCCGGACACCGACCGCAGCGACTTCGACACCGACGCCGACGACCTGGTGGAACTGCTGGCGCGCCAGGAGAAAGGCGCTCACCTGGTGGGCCACGGCAACGGCGGTCTGGCCGCCATGCTCGCCGCCGGCCGCCGCCCCGACCTCGTGCGGTCCCTCACGCTGATCCAGCCGTCCGCGTTCTCGGCCGCCGCCGGTCACCCGGTGGTCGAGGCCATGCTGCGCAGGGTGCGGGACACCGCGGGCATCCCGGACTCGGTCACGCCGGAGCAGTACCTGCGCGCCTCCACGGAGGGTCTGGGCATGCCCCTGCCCGACCCCACCCCGCGGCGGCTGCGTGCCGTGGCCACGTCGATGCGCGAGCGTCCGGTGTGGGAGGCGGTGGTGCCGCTGGAACCGCTGCGGAGCGCCCCCTGGCCGACGCTGGTGATCCGCGGCACCTGGGACGACGCGCCGGAGCCGTACCGCACCTATGCCGGCGAACCGCTGATCGCCTGTGCCGAGGCGGTGGCCGACGCCGTCGGCGCCCGTGTGCTCCGGGTGCCCGGCTACTACCCGCACACCCAGCAACCCGCCGCCGTGAACGCCGCCCTGCGAGAGCTGTGGGGGTGA
- a CDS encoding cellulose binding domain-containing protein, which produces MPPLHRPGRRAGAGGPGALARGAFVLAAALALLTPLAGVAPAAPRTESAGDVDVRINAQAALGRLSDTARGVNAAIWDSHMNDPEVSRLMKAADVGMMRYPGGSYADIYHWETHTAPGGYVAPGTGFDAFMGTVRATGAQPILIANYGSGTPEEAAGWVRYANITKDYGAKYWEIGNEIYGNGHYGSGWEHDDHADKSPREYARQVRAYAAAMKAVDPTVKIGAALTAPGEWPDGVVGEGDPGDWNNTVLAEVTDVIDFVSVHWYAGGSDTTAQDAMARLARLPGELREVRAQLDRYAGADSPRIGIALTEINTNTGGARLTARPNGLFAADAFMTALENGVFNVDWWDTHNGAGQITTVDGETDYGDMGMLSSGACTGDVCEPAPNTPFHPYYGMKMTSELGTAGDTMVAAQSSAQDVSAHAVLRRDGRLSVLLVNKDPDAAHTVDLDYAGFTPSAGAPVVHRYARGDSDITEAGAGAATASQVTVPPYALLTVTLEPRTGTGPGASAAGTPGTPRLEAVTDTTARLSWTGATGAARYLVQERDGTYTRLVGETNGTSVTLRNLPPGSSHTVNVLAADASGRLSAPSSPLTFTTSTPSNATCAVTYHRDTGWGNGFVATVTVRNLSDTPITGWTVDWDWPTVGQSVSSGWNATFHQTGSHVRVTAPEGAGPLAPDGASTASFGFVGANDGPNPDPTVFRLNGAVCSGG; this is translated from the coding sequence ATGCCACCACTGCACAGACCCGGCCGAAGGGCCGGAGCCGGGGGCCCTGGCGCCCTCGCGCGCGGCGCGTTCGTGCTGGCCGCCGCGCTCGCCCTGCTGACCCCGCTGGCCGGTGTCGCACCCGCCGCACCGCGGACGGAGTCCGCCGGGGACGTGGACGTCCGGATCAACGCCCAGGCGGCCCTGGGCCGGCTGTCCGACACCGCCCGGGGCGTCAACGCCGCCATCTGGGACTCGCACATGAACGACCCCGAGGTCTCCCGCCTGATGAAGGCGGCCGACGTCGGGATGATGCGCTACCCCGGCGGCTCGTACGCGGACATCTACCACTGGGAGACGCACACGGCGCCCGGCGGGTACGTCGCCCCCGGCACCGGCTTCGACGCCTTCATGGGCACCGTCCGCGCCACCGGCGCGCAGCCCATCCTGATCGCCAACTACGGCTCGGGAACACCCGAGGAGGCGGCCGGCTGGGTCAGGTACGCGAACATCACCAAGGACTACGGCGCGAAGTACTGGGAGATCGGCAACGAGATCTACGGCAACGGCCATTACGGCAGCGGCTGGGAGCACGACGACCACGCCGACAAGAGCCCCCGGGAGTACGCCCGCCAGGTCCGCGCGTACGCCGCGGCCATGAAGGCCGTCGACCCGACGGTCAAGATCGGCGCGGCCCTCACCGCGCCGGGCGAGTGGCCGGACGGCGTCGTCGGCGAGGGCGACCCCGGCGACTGGAACAACACCGTGCTCGCCGAAGTCACCGACGTGATCGACTTCGTGAGCGTGCACTGGTACGCGGGCGGGTCCGACACCACCGCCCAGGACGCCATGGCCCGGCTGGCCCGGCTGCCCGGTGAACTGCGGGAGGTGCGCGCCCAGCTCGACCGGTACGCGGGCGCGGACTCGCCGCGCATCGGCATCGCCCTCACCGAGATCAACACCAACACCGGCGGCGCCCGGCTCACCGCCCGCCCCAACGGCCTGTTCGCCGCCGACGCCTTCATGACGGCGCTGGAGAACGGCGTGTTCAACGTCGACTGGTGGGACACCCACAACGGCGCCGGCCAGATCACCACCGTCGACGGCGAGACCGACTACGGCGACATGGGGATGCTCTCCAGCGGCGCCTGCACCGGTGACGTCTGCGAGCCGGCGCCGAACACGCCGTTCCACCCCTACTACGGCATGAAGATGACCAGCGAACTGGGCACCGCGGGCGACACCATGGTCGCCGCCCAGTCCTCCGCGCAGGACGTCTCGGCGCACGCCGTGCTCCGCCGCGACGGCCGCCTGAGCGTCCTGCTCGTCAACAAGGACCCGGACGCCGCACACACCGTGGACCTGGACTACGCGGGCTTCACCCCGTCCGCCGGCGCGCCCGTGGTGCACCGCTACGCGCGCGGCGACAGCGACATCACCGAGGCCGGCGCCGGGGCGGCGACCGCGTCCCAGGTCACCGTGCCCCCGTACGCGCTGCTCACGGTCACGCTCGAACCGCGGACCGGCACCGGGCCCGGCGCCTCGGCCGCGGGTACCCCGGGCACCCCGAGGCTGGAGGCGGTGACCGACACCACCGCACGCCTGTCCTGGACGGGGGCGACGGGCGCCGCCCGCTACCTGGTCCAGGAACGCGACGGCACGTACACCCGCCTGGTCGGCGAGACCAACGGGACCTCCGTGACCCTGCGCAACCTGCCCCCGGGCAGCAGCCACACGGTCAACGTGCTCGCGGCCGACGCCTCGGGACGGCTGTCCGCCCCGTCCTCCCCGCTGACGTTCACCACCAGCACCCCATCGAACGCCACCTGCGCGGTGACGTACCACCGTGACACCGGCTGGGGCAACGGCTTCGTCGCCACCGTCACCGTGCGCAACCTGTCGGACACCCCGATCACCGGCTGGACCGTGGACTGGGACTGGCCGACCGTCGGGCAGTCGGTGTCCTCCGGCTGGAACGCCACGTTCCACCAGACCGGCTCCCACGTACGGGTGACCGCCCCCGAGGGCGCCGGGCCGCTGGCCCCGGACGGGGCGTCGACGGCCTCCTTCGGATTCGTCGGCGCCAACGACGGCCCCAACCCGGACCCGACGGTCTTCCGCCTGAACGGCGCGGTCTGCTCCGGCGGTTGA